One Nocardiopsis gilva YIM 90087 genomic window, CTGGTCATGGTCGGAACATGGACCCCGGAGGTCGGGGCATTCGTTATCGATTGTCACCTATGACCACTTCAGGACAGGTTGTCGGGGTGCGACGGTGTTCCCGGCGAAACCTTGTAGGGACGCGTCAGGCGGGCAGCACGCACACGGGATCGGGCAGTGCCAGACGGTGGCCGGTCGTGTGCGGAACCCCGGTGTCAGGGTCCACGCGCAGCACGGTCAGGTCACCGGAGTTCTGGTTGGCGCTCACCAGGAACACGCCGTCGACCAGCGCGAAGTGCCGGGGCCAGGCGCCGCCCGTGGGCGTCTCCGCGCTGCGGTGCAAAGAGGCGCCGTCCGACGCGACCTCGAAGGTGGCGATGGTGTCGGCTCCTCGATTGGACACGTACAGGCGGGTGCCGTCCGCAGCGAGCACGGCCTCCGCCGGATAGTTGCGACCACCCTTCCCGGCCGTCGTACCCGCCGCATCGGTGGCCGGGACATCGCCCACCGGCACCGCAGTCGCCGTCGCACTCTCCCAGCGCAGGATGTGGATCCGGGAGTCCAGCTCGCCGGTCACGTAGAGGTGGCCGTTGGGGTGGACAGCGACGTGACGCGGCCCGCTGCCCGGGGCGAGCCGGGCGGCGATCGCGGCAGCGCTCGGCCGACCGGACGCCACCGCGTCCAGTTCGTAGCAGCGCAGCTCGTCCGTGCCGAGATCGGTGATCAGCAGGTGCCGTCCGTCCGGAGCGAGAGACACCTGGTGCGCGTGCGGGCCGGCCTGGCGGGCTGCCTCCGGGCCGCTCCCCGTGTGCCTCAGCAGCACGGAGGCGGCGCGCGGCGCGCCGTCGTCCCCGATGGCGTGGACGGCACCGCTGCCGTCGGCATAGTTCGCCACGACGACGTGGTGGCCTGAGGGATGAACGGAGATGTGACACGGCGACGCTCCGCCGGTCGCCACGGTGCCCAGGTGGGTGAGTGCCCCCTCCGTCCCGACAGAGAACCCGCTGAGGCCGCCCTCAGCGCACTCGTTCACCGCGTAGATCAGATCGCCTCTCGGGTGGGCGGCCAGAAACGACGGCCCCGCTGTCCGCGCCACGACACCGCCATCAGTGAGCGCCCCGGTGGCGCGGTCCAGCCACACCCGGTGAATCCCCGCCCCCGCACCGGCCGGATCCGAGTCAGGGGTGTAGGTCCCGATCCACAACGCCCGCTGCCCTGCCATGTGTCCTTCCTCAGTCCCGCTACCGACGTTCCCCCAACGGTGTCTCCGCTCCACCCGTTGATCTCGGAGATATTGGGGGAAAAATCGACGCTGAGACCCCACTATCTCCGAGATCAACGGAACGGGCGCGGAGGAAACCGGCCGCTTGGGTGAGCGGCTCAGGTGGCGGTCGCGCGGAGTTCCGCGAGGATCGTCTCCTGGCCCTCAGGGCCGGGGAAGTGCCCACCCGGGAGGGTGGCCGTGTGGAACCGCTCGGCGGTGTGCCGCTTCCACTCATGGACACCCGCGTCGGTGACCATGGGATCGTCGGCCCCCGCGAACGCGGTGATCGGGATGTCGAGCGGCGCTGCCGACCGCCAGCGGTAAGCGGCGTAGAGCGTGTAGTCGCGCATCAGCTCCTCCCCCACGACGCGGAGCGTTTCGGGGTCGTCGAGCAGCTCGGCCGGGATCGCGCCGTAGCGATCGGCGACGCGCCGCGCCAGCTCCACCGGGTCGTCCGGCACCACCACCCGGTGCCCGATGTGCGGTGCCTCCCGACCGCTGACGACCAGACGGCGCACGGGACGCCCCTCGGCTCGCAGGGCCCGGGCCGTCTCATAGGCGAGCAGGGCGCCCATGCTGTGGCCGTACAGCGTGAGCTCGCCCGGTAGTCGCTCCAGCTCCGCCACGTACGTGGCGACGACGCCGGTCCACAGGTCGGCGGCGGAGGGGCCGCCGTTCGGACGGCGGATGGCCACCCACATTCGGTACCGGTCGGTGAGCTTGGCCCGCCAGGGGAGGAAGGTCATCTCCGAGCCGCCCGCGTGCGGAAAGCAGACCAGGTGGGCGTCCGACCCTTCGGGGCCGCCGATGGGGACGACCGCAGCCCCGGGCGCTGCGGACGGGTGGCCGGGTCCGTCGTCTGCGGTTCTCGCGGGCATTGCACCATCCACGGGTCAGGGGAGACACGACCGGGGCCGGTGTCACCATGCCCGGATGTCCGACGACCCCGACCGGTTGGCACCGACGTCTTCACGGCGCCCCACCGTAATGGACGCCTTGCTCGCGGGCGCGACCGCCCCCCGACTCTGTCGGCCGTATCAGGCGATCAGTTCGGCCTCCTTGGGCCGCTGGAGCGTGTACTCCAGCAGGCGGCGGAGCACGTGGCCGGAGTCACGGCGTTCACGCGCGTCGAAGTCGACGATGGGGACGCTGCGGTCGATTTCCAGCGCCTCGCGGATCTGCTCGATGGTGTAGTCGAGCTGGCCGTCGAACCGGTTGAGCGCGATGATGTAGGGGATCGTCTGGTTGCGTTCGAAGTAGTCGACCGCGTCGAAGCAGTCGGCCAGGCGGCGGCTGTCGACCACGACGACCGCGCCGACCGCCCCGCGCACGATGTCGTCCCACATGAACCAGAAGCGCGCCTGGCCCGGCGTGCCGAACAGGTACATGATCAGCTCGTCTTCGAGCGTGAGGCGGCCGAAGTCCATGGCGACGGTGGTGGTCGTCTTGCCGGGGATGGCCGTCAGATCGTCGTGGCCCATGCTGGCCTCGGTCATCACGGCCTCGGTGGTCACCGGGGGAATCTCGGAGACTGAGCCGACGAGAGTGGTCTTGCCCGCGCCGAACCCGCCGGCGACGACGATCTTGGTGGACACCAGCGAGCCGGAGCCCGCAGTGTCATTGGAAGAGACGTTCGAGTCCACGGAGAGCCCTCTCCAGAACTTGGTTTTCCGACGGACTGTGTCCGGTGATGGTCGGGTGGATGAAAACGTGCCCTTGGTCCGCTAGGTCACTGATCAGGACTTGGGCCACGCCGATGGGGATCCGCAGCTCCGCGCCGATCTCGGCGACCGAGCGTGGTTCCCGGCACAAACGGTGGATGTTCTGCGACTCCGGCAGCAGATTCGACGGGGCCGCAGCATCCGGATCGGAGACCGACACAAGGGTCTGCACCATCAGGGGGTGGCGCGACCTTGTCCTGCCGCCGGTGAAGGTGTAGGGGCGGATCCTGGCGCCCCGCTTCCTGCGAAAGCTCATTGTGCTGGCATCCTCTTCGTATTCCGGTGCCGGGTCCGGTCGGAAGTCGGCAGGATCGGCACGGTCACGGCGTGATGACCTCACGCAGCTGGGAGCGCAGCTGGGGAGTGAGGACGTGCCCCGCGCTCTCCACGAGCAGCGCCATCTTATAGGCGACGATTTTCATATCGGCGCTACTCGACGTCAGGACCGCCAGCGTCGATCCGTCGCTGATGGACATCACGAACAGATGCCCGTGCTCCATCCGGAGGATGAGCTGCTCCGAAGTTCCCTTGCCGAAGAGCCGCGCCGTGCCATCGGACAGGCTCTGCATGCCGCTCGCGATGGCGGCGAGCTGTTCGGCGTGCTCCTCGGGAAAGCCCTCGGAGGCGGTCAGCAGCAGTCCATCGGAGGAGACGACCACGGCATGCTCCACCCGGCATTTCGGAGACGAAGTTGGAAATGAGCCAGGTGAAATTCTCCGCGTTTTCGCTCAAGCGGTTGTCCATGTGCGTCCAGATCCTCGGTGGGTTTCCATAGCGGGATTGCTGGGGGTGTGGGGACGGTCCGGCCACCTTCCCGCGGCCGGGGCGACCGCCGGTAACGCCTCATTCCCCCTTGGCGGAACCGGAGCGGGGCGGTCGCTGACCATGGCTATTCGTCGGAATCGGCGCCCGCGGCCTCCTGGCCTTCGATGAAGCCTTCCAGGTCGGCCCGGATCCGCTCGGCCTTGCTGGCAGGTGCGTGGCTCCTGTTGCTCGCCGCACCGTTCTCCGTGCCGTCCCCCGATGTCTCCGGGTCGGCCATCGGCAGAGGAGCGGTGTTCCTGTGGGCGCTGCGGCGCGGCAGCCCGGCCGCGGTCACCGATGACTCCATGGCGCGGTTGTTCTCCTGCGCTTCCGAACCGGTAACGGATGGTGTTGGGCGGCGTGGCAAGGACCCGTCGGAGGGCGCCAGCGACATCGAGGAGGTGACCGGTCGCACGGCGGGACGCGCGGACCTGCCGATAGGCGGCTCGACCGGACGGGGTCCGGTGGTTCCGAACAGCGAGGGCGGCACGACAACGTGGGCACTGATGCCGCGGAAGGCGCGTCCTTCGAGTTGCACCTGCAGGCCGTGTCTATGCGCGATGCGGCTGACGACGTAGAAGCCCATGTGCCGGATGACCTCCTCATCCAGGACGGGCGCGCCGCGCAGCCGGGAGTTGTACGCCTTCAGCCGATCAGGCGGGATACCGATCCCCTCGTCCTCGACCGTGATGAGCAGCTTGTCCTCACCCATCGCCTGGGCGCTGATGACGACCTGGGCGTGGTCGGGCGACTTCTCCGTCGCGTTGTCCATCAGCTCGGCGATGAGGTGGCTGATGTCGTCGGCGGCGGCGCCGGAGAGGAACAGGTCGGGCAGGTGCCCGAGGCGGACGCGCTGGTACTCGCTGATCTCGGAGATCGCGGCGCGTGCGACATCGAGCAGGGGGACCGGCTCGGTGGACGTGTCACCGGAGTCCTGTCCGGCGAGGACCAGCAGGTTCTCGCCATTGCGGCGCATCCGGGTGGCCAGGTTGTCGATCCTGAAGAGCTTGTCGAGCAGCGTGGGGTCCTCACTGCTGTCCTCCAGCTCCTCCACGACCTCGATGAGCGAGTCCACCAGGGCGAGGTCGCGCATGGCCAGACCGGCCAGGGTGCCGGTCAGCAGGTCAGCGCGGTCCGGTACGGGCACCGGGCCGGAGGCGGGCACCTCACGCGGTGTCTCGGGGGCGGGGCCGCCGACGCGGGCGACGCGTGCGGTGCTGCCTGCGGCGGGGCCGCAGGGGTGGGCGCGGCGGGTGCTGCCCGCGCCGGGTGCCGACTGCGGCGGCTGGGGCTGCGGGCGGGGGAGCCATCTGCGGCTGGGCGCCGTAGGGCGGGACGGGCTGCGGCCCGCTGCCGGGGCGGGGTGGGACGGGGACGGTGGCTGGTGCAGGGGTAGCCCGGCCGCACACCGGGGTGGGCGAAGCGGACGGCTGCGCCTTCCGGCGGACGCCGATGCGGCGCAGGAAGCGTCGCCACCCGGAGTCCGAAGGCGGTGGGGCGGCGGCCTCCACCCGCATCATGTGCGAGAGAGGATGGTCCCCGTTCTGGGACGGCTGAGGGGGCAGGGGTTGGTCTCCCCGCCCGGCCGGCGACGGTGGCTGTGCCACGGCACATCTCCTCGTATGCAAGGGGAACCGGACGGCGGTATGGGGTCGGAGAACGCGGAATGCCGACGGATCGCACGTGGGAGCCGTGTTCGGGTTCGCGTGACCTACCGCGAACGGCACATCCCAGCAGCGCCGCCCACCAATGACGGAGGTGGCACCGCTCGCATCGCGCACTTGACCCCGCGGTCGGTCAACCGCCGGGATATCGCCTCATGATCAACGAATCGTCGGCAACGCTAGCACCGACCAATCCTCTTATGCAGCAGGGTTT contains:
- a CDS encoding lactonase family protein, with translation MAGQRALWIGTYTPDSDPAGAGAGIHRVWLDRATGALTDGGVVARTAGPSFLAAHPRGDLIYAVNECAEGGLSGFSVGTEGALTHLGTVATGGASPCHISVHPSGHHVVVANYADGSGAVHAIGDDGAPRAASVLLRHTGSGPEAARQAGPHAHQVSLAPDGRHLLITDLGTDELRCYELDAVASGRPSAAAIAARLAPGSGPRHVAVHPNGHLYVTGELDSRIHILRWESATATAVPVGDVPATDAAGTTAGKGGRNYPAEAVLAADGTRLYVSNRGADTIATFEVASDGASLHRSAETPTGGAWPRHFALVDGVFLVSANQNSGDLTVLRVDPDTGVPHTTGHRLALPDPVCVLPA
- a CDS encoding thioesterase II family protein, with amino-acid sequence MPARTADDGPGHPSAAPGAAVVPIGGPEGSDAHLVCFPHAGGSEMTFLPWRAKLTDRYRMWVAIRRPNGGPSAADLWTGVVATYVAELERLPGELTLYGHSMGALLAYETARALRAEGRPVRRLVVSGREAPHIGHRVVVPDDPVELARRVADRYGAIPAELLDDPETLRVVGEELMRDYTLYAAYRWRSAAPLDIPITAFAGADDPMVTDAGVHEWKRHTAERFHTATLPGGHFPGPEGQETILAELRATAT
- a CDS encoding GTP-binding protein; translation: MSTKIVVAGGFGAGKTTLVGSVSEIPPVTTEAVMTEASMGHDDLTAIPGKTTTTVAMDFGRLTLEDELIMYLFGTPGQARFWFMWDDIVRGAVGAVVVVDSRRLADCFDAVDYFERNQTIPYIIALNRFDGQLDYTIEQIREALEIDRSVPIVDFDARERRDSGHVLRRLLEYTLQRPKEAELIA
- a CDS encoding DUF742 domain-containing protein; this encodes MSFRRKRGARIRPYTFTGGRTRSRHPLMVQTLVSVSDPDAAAPSNLLPESQNIHRLCREPRSVAEIGAELRIPIGVAQVLISDLADQGHVFIHPTITGHSPSENQVLERALRGLERLFQ
- a CDS encoding sensor histidine kinase, whose translation is MPASGPVPVPDRADLLTGTLAGLAMRDLALVDSLIEVVEELEDSSEDPTLLDKLFRIDNLATRMRRNGENLLVLAGQDSGDTSTEPVPLLDVARAAISEISEYQRVRLGHLPDLFLSGAAADDISHLIAELMDNATEKSPDHAQVVISAQAMGEDKLLITVEDEGIGIPPDRLKAYNSRLRGAPVLDEEVIRHMGFYVVSRIAHRHGLQVQLEGRAFRGISAHVVVPPSLFGTTGPRPVEPPIGRSARPAVRPVTSSMSLAPSDGSLPRRPTPSVTGSEAQENNRAMESSVTAAGLPRRSAHRNTAPLPMADPETSGDGTENGAASNRSHAPASKAERIRADLEGFIEGQEAAGADSDE